From a single Lactococcus carnosus genomic region:
- a CDS encoding serine hydrolase domain-containing protein, with protein MIEAYIASGIFPGASFAIINKTSVQKYTMGLNRCKPVKIALEDDMAYDLASVSKVVGTGTVVINLILSKKIDLDDLLIDHYPDFKGEGAAKLTIRQLLTHTSGIDPFIKNRNALAYDALRQALNQVKATSEKVFHYSDVNFILLGFMLETLYSQSLSDILKSEIFLPFGMSHTGFVAPENTVATAWQLPKGMVHDPKAQVLGIHTGSAGLFSTVDDLLAFAQAYLADDLYLALLEDYSQTQDQRSLGWDLLALNDAAVIAKRDSSQQWLIHTGYTGTFVMLNLIRQQAVIFLSNRVHLKDDRIQWLVDRNLLIDSFVKTMEILENE; from the coding sequence TTGATAGAAGCTTATATTGCATCTGGAATTTTTCCAGGTGCTTCTTTTGCTATCATTAATAAAACAAGTGTGCAAAAGTATACCATGGGTCTTAATAGATGCAAACCGGTCAAAATTGCTCTGGAAGACGACATGGCTTACGACTTAGCAAGTGTTTCGAAAGTTGTTGGTACGGGTACGGTTGTCATTAATCTCATTTTGTCTAAAAAAATTGACTTAGATGATTTGTTGATTGACCACTATCCTGACTTTAAAGGGGAGGGTGCAGCTAAGTTAACGATTCGTCAGCTTTTAACGCATACATCGGGAATTGATCCTTTTATAAAAAATAGAAATGCCTTAGCTTATGATGCCCTCCGCCAGGCCCTTAACCAGGTTAAGGCGACTTCTGAAAAAGTCTTTCATTATTCAGATGTTAATTTTATCTTACTGGGCTTCATGTTAGAAACGCTATATAGTCAATCATTATCAGATATTCTAAAGTCGGAAATTTTTTTACCATTTGGAATGTCTCATACTGGATTTGTAGCACCTGAAAATACGGTTGCCACTGCTTGGCAGCTTCCCAAAGGCATGGTACATGATCCTAAAGCACAAGTGCTAGGGATACATACTGGTTCTGCAGGTCTTTTTTCAACAGTAGATGATTTGCTTGCTTTTGCGCAAGCCTATTTAGCAGACGATCTCTATCTAGCACTGCTAGAAGATTATAGCCAGACACAAGATCAACGCAGTTTGGGGTGGGATTTACTTGCTTTGAATGACGCAGCTGTCATAGCCAAACGTGATAGCTCCCAACAATGGCTAATCCATACGGGGTATACCGGGACATTTGTCATGCTGAACCTTATCAGGCAACAGGCTGTCATCTTTTTATCAAATCGTGTCCATCTCAAGGATGATCGCATACAGTGGCTTGTTGATCGTAATTTACTGATTGACAGTTTTGTAAAAACAATGGAAATACTAGAAAATGAGTGA
- a CDS encoding DEAD/DEAH box helicase → MSRMMPARVRAEGMEIFEQGLMTEVSISDMKLSADVDGEQVVYDLDGQNDLCFCEAFQRNKRYCKHIAAVEEYLKKSDTEAVDEEKKAFEAEVEKSKELLASSDFLAKVNEDKGPGLSGQLAIALEITDAQSMDSFYYAGDFLVFTLRLRLSNSARAYIVKDIPHFISLLRKSGDYLVGGTRSISLLMANFDEASQAFLTYLLKITPSQDDMALSNLFRKLGRYFVPHAGLVPDLLDLAATLDNTMKIAEKPLNYFSVLDLSDEGDLYHFDIKPLDDVIELIVKETASYRLFGGQIIYHDHVFYTTNPEQVQIINLVATLPKSSDGARIIHFDYDDKDRLAQALQIFEKIGYVDTPEAFKIRSFKPKFVFDVDHFLNLQLTFDYGDFQITSFRELDTVVFSRNLRLEQHIFDLLKRFGFSIGFETKIDRPQGEAIYDFFAHMLPEFSKLGDVVLSNSVQDLHITDAVDIDIDQNGGLLDISFKLPQVSEGEFSKLVARLQSDAGYYVTESGQLVMLDDKFASVKQVLAEMSETLDVVNGKISVPTFKAFQLSKIFDDCSGVTFSKKFEALYNNLINPHTFAYEKPQAINATLRPYQEDGVRWMNMLSTYNMGGVLADDMGLGKTLQSITYLASNMKPGEVGLIVSPSSLIYNWSSEFAKFAETLDVVVVDGTKQERAALLGKEKTQIFITSYGSFLKDVTVYQKLKLTYLLIDEAQTVKNFNSKTNKALSQINAAHTFALSGTPIENRVDEIWAIFQIIMPGILGERKQFRKLKHDAISRIIHPFVMRRRKQDVLLELPEKLEMIQYSELDEAQKVIYIAQLEAIQNRVRNMNDYEFSRSKIEILAGITRLRQICDTPALFMSDYKGTSGKLKSLSELLQQIKDAGHRPLIFSQFRKMFPHIEKQLEATGITSYQLTGSTPIKDRMKMVKAFNAGSRDAFLISLKAGGTGLNLTSADVVILIDLWWNPSVEEQAISRAHRMGQTKTVEVIRLITRGTIEEKIMALQDSKRDMVATVLDGGSDESAISKDEMRSILGL, encoded by the coding sequence ATGAGTCGAATGATGCCAGCGCGAGTTCGAGCTGAAGGTATGGAAATATTTGAGCAAGGGCTAATGACAGAGGTGTCTATTAGTGATATGAAATTATCGGCAGATGTCGATGGTGAGCAAGTCGTCTATGACCTTGATGGGCAAAATGACTTGTGTTTTTGCGAGGCATTTCAACGGAACAAAAGGTACTGTAAACATATCGCTGCTGTTGAAGAGTATTTAAAAAAATCAGATACTGAAGCGGTTGATGAAGAAAAGAAAGCCTTTGAAGCTGAGGTCGAAAAATCTAAGGAGCTGTTAGCTTCTTCTGATTTTCTTGCCAAAGTTAATGAGGATAAGGGACCAGGTTTATCAGGACAACTAGCAATCGCCTTAGAGATAACGGATGCCCAATCGATGGACTCATTTTATTATGCGGGTGACTTTTTAGTCTTCACATTAAGGCTACGTCTATCTAATAGCGCGAGGGCTTATATCGTTAAAGATATTCCGCATTTTATTAGTTTGCTCCGGAAATCGGGTGACTATTTAGTTGGTGGTACGCGTTCGATATCCCTCCTGATGGCTAACTTTGATGAGGCAAGTCAAGCCTTTTTAACTTATCTCTTGAAAATAACACCAAGTCAGGATGACATGGCGCTCAGCAATCTATTTAGAAAATTGGGACGCTATTTTGTACCGCATGCGGGACTCGTTCCGGATTTATTAGACCTAGCTGCTACTTTAGATAATACGATGAAAATCGCAGAGAAACCACTTAATTATTTTAGTGTCCTCGACTTGAGCGATGAGGGAGATCTCTATCATTTTGATATCAAACCACTAGATGACGTGATAGAGTTAATTGTCAAAGAAACAGCTAGTTATCGTTTATTTGGTGGACAAATCATCTATCATGATCACGTTTTTTATACCACTAATCCAGAGCAGGTTCAAATCATCAATCTCGTCGCAACACTACCAAAATCCTCTGATGGTGCTAGAATCATTCATTTTGATTATGATGATAAAGATAGGTTAGCACAGGCGCTTCAAATCTTTGAAAAAATTGGCTATGTTGATACACCAGAAGCCTTTAAAATCCGGTCATTTAAGCCGAAATTTGTATTTGATGTCGATCATTTTTTAAATTTGCAGCTAACGTTTGATTATGGTGACTTTCAAATTACAAGCTTTAGAGAATTAGACACGGTTGTTTTTTCTCGGAACTTACGCTTAGAACAACACATATTTGACTTACTAAAACGCTTTGGCTTTTCTATCGGGTTTGAAACTAAGATTGATCGACCACAGGGCGAAGCGATTTATGACTTTTTTGCACACATGTTACCAGAATTTTCTAAGCTAGGTGATGTTGTGCTATCTAACTCTGTCCAAGACTTGCATATTACAGATGCTGTTGACATCGATATTGACCAAAATGGTGGCCTGCTAGATATCAGTTTCAAGTTACCTCAAGTGTCTGAAGGCGAATTCTCGAAATTAGTTGCACGCTTACAGAGTGATGCCGGTTACTATGTAACTGAATCGGGCCAATTGGTGATGTTAGATGATAAATTTGCTTCTGTCAAGCAAGTACTAGCGGAAATGTCTGAAACACTTGACGTAGTCAATGGTAAGATTTCTGTGCCAACTTTTAAGGCTTTTCAACTATCAAAAATATTTGATGACTGCTCGGGTGTCACATTTTCAAAGAAATTCGAAGCCTTATATAACAATTTGATCAATCCTCATACCTTTGCTTATGAGAAACCTCAAGCTATCAATGCCACACTGCGTCCTTATCAAGAAGATGGGGTCCGCTGGATGAACATGTTAAGCACTTATAACATGGGCGGTGTATTGGCTGATGATATGGGTCTAGGCAAGACTTTACAGTCCATTACTTACCTAGCAAGTAACATGAAGCCGGGAGAGGTCGGCTTGATTGTGTCTCCCTCAAGCCTGATCTATAATTGGTCTAGTGAATTTGCCAAATTTGCTGAAACGCTAGATGTTGTGGTAGTAGATGGTACCAAGCAAGAACGTGCGGCACTTTTAGGGAAAGAAAAAACGCAAATTTTTATCACAAGTTATGGCAGTTTCTTGAAAGATGTGACTGTCTATCAAAAACTCAAGCTGACTTATCTATTGATTGATGAGGCGCAAACAGTCAAAAATTTCAATTCTAAGACCAACAAAGCCTTGTCTCAGATTAATGCAGCACATACTTTTGCCCTATCTGGTACACCTATTGAGAATAGAGTAGATGAAATTTGGGCGATTTTTCAAATCATTATGCCTGGTATTTTAGGAGAACGTAAGCAGTTTCGAAAATTGAAGCATGATGCAATTTCACGTATCATCCATCCCTTTGTCATGAGACGCCGTAAACAAGATGTCTTATTAGAACTCCCTGAGAAATTGGAGATGATTCAATATAGTGAGCTTGATGAAGCGCAAAAAGTGATTTATATCGCCCAACTTGAGGCCATTCAAAATCGGGTTAGGAATATGAATGACTACGAATTTTCCCGGTCTAAAATTGAAATTTTAGCGGGTATTACAAGACTGCGTCAAATATGTGATACGCCAGCCCTATTCATGTCGGATTATAAAGGGACTTCTGGTAAATTAAAAAGTCTTTCTGAATTGTTGCAACAAATAAAAGATGCCGGACACAGACCACTTATCTTTTCTCAGTTTCGAAAGATGTTTCCACATATTGAAAAACAACTAGAAGCAACAGGTATTACGAGCTATCAATTGACAGGATCGACCCCTATTAAGGATCGAATGAAAATGGTGAAAGCCTTTAATGCTGGCTCTCGAGATGCCTTCTTGATCTCTCTTAAAGCAGGAGGTACTGGGCTTAATTTAACTTCTGCGGATGTGGTGATTTTGATTGACTTATGGTGGAATCCTTCTGTTGAAGAGCAAGCTATTTCCAGAGCGCATCGCATGGGGCAAACGAAAACGGTTGAGGTCATTCGCCTAATTACACGTGGCACGATTGAAGAGAAAATTATGGCCTTGCAAGATAGTAAACGTGATATGGTTGCGACAGTCCTAGATGGCGGTAGTGATGAGAGTGCTATTTCTAAGGATGAAATGAGATCAATTTTAGGACTTTGA